One Sagittula stellata E-37 genomic window, CGTTGTCCCATGCGACATCGCCGCCCCACCAGCCGTCGAACTTCTCAAGAACGAGGTCGCCCTTCGGTTCCCAGCTGACGAAAGTGAAGGGGCCGGTGCCGATGGCCTTTTCGCCGGAGTTGAACTCCTCGTTGCCCGCTTCCATGCCGGTCTCGGACGGCACCACGAAGAGGCGGGTGAAGTCGTTCGGCAGGGCCGGGGCGATCCCCTTGGTCTTGATACGAAGGGTGTAGTCGTCGACCACTTCGACGCTGTCCACGTACTTGGTGTACAGCGTCATAGGCATCGGGCCGGTCACGACCGGGATGCGTTCGATCGAGAACTTGACGTCTTCGGCGGTAAAGTCTGTGCCGTCGTGGAATTTCACGCCTTCGCGCAGCTTGAATTCCCATGTGGTGTCGTCGACCGGTTCCCACGAAACGGCGAGGCCGGGCTTGAGCTGAAGCTTGTCGTCGACGTCGACCAGCGTGTCGTAGATGTGGCGCAGGGCCTCGGCCTGGCTGCCCAGGGTGGACCAGTGCGGGTCGATGGAATCCGGTCCGGCGCGGAGACCGATCACCAGATCTTCGGCCATCGCGGGAACGGCGGCCAGAAGGGCCAGCGCCGCGGTGGCGCAGCGTAGTCTGCGGATGTTCATTTGGTCACTCCCTGTGTTACATTATGGTGAAACACTACGGTGCTATTTTTGAATCGGTCAATAGTGTTCTGTAACACTGCCTCTGCTCAAATATCTGAAAAGCTGGGGATGCATGGATATTGTGCGTAATATTTTCGCTTGGCAGGGCCGCGATTTTGAGCAAATGTTACAGTATGAGTGAAACACAGGTGCAAATGGAGCAGGCGTTGGATCGAATCGCGAAAGCGATCGACCGGAGCAGTTCCGTCTCGGTTTCGGTGCAGTTGCGCGGGGCCATCGAGTTCGGCATTGCCAGCGGCGAATTGCCGGCCAATGCCCGCCTTCCGTCCGTTCGCGCGATGGCGGCGCGCTGCGGGCTGTCCCCGGTGACGGTGAACGGCGTCTACACCGCGTTGCAGGAAGCGGGCCACATCGAGGCGCGCGTCGGCTCCGGCACGTTCGTCAGCGGCAACGGTCCGGCGCGGGGCGGCGGCGCGCAGCTTCGGCTGCTGGATCGCAAGATCGCCGAGCTGGTGCGTCTTGGCCGGCAATGCGGGATCGGCCCGGCGGAGTTGTCCATGCGGATTGCCATCGCCCAGCCCGACACGCGCCTGCCGATGCGGCTGCTGCTGGTCGGCAACTTCCACGATGCGACAGAGGCTTACGCCGCCGCGATCCGTCCGGTGCTGCCGGACGGCGATACGATCCGCGCCGCGACCCTGTCGGAGATCACCGAACGTCCGCCCGGCGACGTGGACTTGATCGTCGCGCCGCGCACGCTGCGCACGCAGGTCCAGCCCTTGTTCCCCGACCTCGACATCGTCGACCTGACCCTGATCCCGAACGAGGCAACGCGCGTGGCGCTGGCCTCCATCGCGACGGACGCCCGGGTCGTCGGCTACACCTATTTCCCATCTTTCCTCACCATCATGAAGGCGGGGATCATGCGGTTCGCACCGCATGTCTCGGACCTGTCGATGGCCGTGCGTGGCGAGGATGGGGCACAGGCGACGATCGCAGGCGCGGACGTGCTGATCTACGCCACGGGGGCGGAGTATCTTCTGGATCGCATGAGGGACGGGCAGACCGCCTTCGAGTACCGCCACACGCCGGACAACCAGTCCATGCGCCGCGACCTGCTGCCCGCCATAGAGGCCGCCCGTGTCGCGCAACAGGAAAAGGACGCCGTTACATGAGAATATCCGAAGCCAACTGGTTCGAGGTGGAGCGCTACCTCGAACGCGACGATCGCTGCGTGCTTCCTCTCGGCTCGACGGAGCAGCACGCCTACCTGTCTCTGTCGGTGGATTCGATCCTGTCGGAAAAGGTCGGCGCGGACGCGGCGGAACCGCTTGGCGTGCCGGTGTTCCCGGCAGTGCCTTACGGCCTGACACCCTATTTCATGGGCTTCCCTGGCAGCGTCTCTTTGCGGCTGACGACCTATGCGGCGCTGATCCGCGACATCCTTGATTCACTCTACAAGACCGGCTTCCGCCGGGTGCTGATCGTCAACGGCCACGGCGGCAACAGCCCGGTGCAACCCGTCACGATGGAGTGGATGGAAGCGAACGAAGGCGCCCGCTGCCGCTTTCACGACTGGTGGCGCGCGCCGAAGACCTGGGCCTGCGTGCAGGAGATCGACCCGGTGGCAAGTCACGCGAGCTGGATGGAGAACTTTCCCTGGACGCGGCTGCCCGGGCGCAAGATGCCCGACGAACAGAAGCCCTTCGTGCCTTTCGACAAGCTGCGCGACCGCAACGCCGCCGGTGTGCGCGACCTGATCGGCGACGGCAACTACGGCGGCGTCTACCAGAAGCCCGACGAGGATACCGAGCGGCTGTGGTCCGTTGCGGTTGGGGAAACCCGCGCTCTTCTGGAGGGCGACTGGTCATGACCACGCTGATCTGGGGCGCGGGCGCCATCGGCGGTGTCATCGGCGCCTATCTGGCGCGGGCCGGGCACGCGGTGCAAATGGTGGACATCGTGGCCGACCACGTGGAGGCGATGCGCACCACCGGCCTGAGGATCGAGGGCCCGGTGGAGGAGTTCACGCAGGTCCTGCCCGCCTCCACCCCCGAGGAACTTGCCGGCACCTTTGATCGCATCATCCTCGCGGTGAAGGCGCACCATACGTCGGACGCGCTGGAACAGTTGCTGCCGCATTTGTCGGAGACGGGCTATGTCGTCTCGGCGCAGAACGGGCTGAACGAACGGGTGATCGCCGAACGGATCGGGGCGGAGCGGACGCTGGGATGCTTCGTGAACTTCGGCGCGGACTGGATCGGTCCGGGGCAGATCCTGTACGGCAACCGTGCCGCCGTCGCCGTGGGCGAGCTGGACGGTCGCATCAGCGCCCGCGCGCAGGCGGTGCACACGCTCCTGTCGATCGTGGAACCCAAGGCGGTTCTGACCGACAACATCTGGGGCTATCTCTGGGGCAAGATGGGCTATGGATCGCTGCTGTTCTGCACGGCGCTGACGCCCGACAGCATGTCCGACGCCATGGCCCGCCCCGAACACCGCGCCGCCTACGAGGCGCTGGGGCACGAAATCATGACGCTGGCCGCGGCGGAGGGCGTCTCGCCGCTCGGGTTCAACGGGTTCGATCCGAAGGCTTTCCGTACCCGCGACGCGGAAGGCATGCGCGTCGCGATGGAGACGATGATCGCCCACAACCGCAAGACCGCGAAGACCCATTCCGGCATCTGGCGCGATCTTGCCGTGCGCAAGCGCAAGACGGAGGTGGACGCCCAGATCGGCATCATGGTCGGGCTCGCGCAAAGCCACGGTCTGACGGTGCCTGTGCTGACCCGCATGGTCGAGCTGATCCACGACATCGAGGACGGCCGGCGCGCGCAGTCCGCAGCCCTCGTCGACGAACTGGTGCCGCTGTGCGTGTAGACCTGACCGGGCAGGTCTTAGCCGTCACGGGTGCAGCTCAGGGCATCGGCGCCGCGATCTGTCGCGCGCTGGCAGAGGCCGGGGCGCGCGTCGCCGCCGTGGACATCGACGCCGAAGGGATGCAGGGGCTCGACGCCACACTGCACGCCGCCGACCTGGGCACGCGTGCCGGCGCATGGGCCGCGATGGAGGCGGTGCTGGCAGAACATGGCCGGATCGATGGACTGGTGACCTCGGCCGGGGGCGTGCGTGGTCAGGTGGGCCGCCCGATCGAGGACGTCTCTGAATCCGACTGGCAAGCGATCTTTGCCGCGAACGTCGATGCGGCGATGTGGTGTGCGCAGGCCGTCGTGCCGGACATGAAGGCGCGGGGCAGGGGGCGGATCGTCACCATCTCGTCCGGGGCGGGGCTGCGGCCCAGCCTGACGGGCATCCAGGCCTATGCCTCCGCCAAGCACGCGCTGGTCGGGCTGACGCGGCAACTGGCGTTGGAACTGGGGCCATCGGGAATCACCGTGAACTCCGTAGCGCCGGGGTTCGTCATCTCGAACCCCTCGACAGCGAAACAATGGGATGCCTTCGGCGCCGAGAAGCAGAAGGCGGTCCTGAACGGCATCCACATGCGCCGGCTGGGACGCCCCGAGGACATCGCTTCGGCGGTCTGCTTCCTTTGCGGACCGGAGGCGGAATGGATCAGCGGACAGGTTCTGTCCGTCGACGGAGGACACGCATGAGCAGCAACCCCTGGGAATGGGACGAACCCACATGGCGCGGCAAGGTCGAGGCGGTGCGCGCTGGCCGCAGCCTGCAGCCGGAGCGCTGGCCGAACGGCGCGCGCTGCGCGGTGGCGCTGAGTTTCGACAGCGACCACGAGACCAACGAACTGCGTGACGGTGGCGCGTCCGTCGCCCGGCTGAGTTGGGGCGAATACGGCACGAGGCGGGGTATCCCGCGCATCAGGTCCGTGCTGGACAGGTTCGGCGCGAAGGCCTCGTTCTTCGTGCCCGCCGTATCCGCCCTTCTGCACCCGGAGGAACAGGCGAGCCTTGCCGCCGAGGGTCACGAGATCGGCCTGCACGGCTGGATTCACGAGCGCAACACCGACGTGCCGCCCGAGGCGGAGCGCGACCTGATGCTGCGCGCCGCCGACACGCTGGAGCAGATCACCGGCGTGCGGCCCGTGGGGATGCGGACGCCGTCCTGGGACTACTCCCCGGTGACTTTGCAGATCGCGCGGGAGCTGGGACTGCTGTACGACAGTTCGCTCTTTGCCGATGACGACCCTTACGAGATCCTCGATCAGGGCGAGGCCACCGGCATCGTCGAGCTGCCCGTGGAATGGATCCGGGACGACGCACCCTATTTCATGATGAACCGCTTCGGGGCGCAGCGGCCCTATACGCCGCCGGCGGACGTACTGGACATCTTCCGGCGCGAGTTCGACGGCGCCCATGCCGAGGGCGGTTTGTTCCTGCTGACAATGCATCCGCACATCACCGGCTACCGGTCCCGCATCTTCATCCTTGAGGAACTGCTGGATTACATCACTTCGAAAGGCGACTGCTGGGTCGCCACCCATGCAGAGATCGCCCGCTACTGTGCCGAGACGGCGGGACTGAAAGGCTGAGACATGACCGAGAAACGCTATGCGATCGCCATCCACGGCGGTGCCGGGACCATTTTGAAATCCACCATGACGCCGGAGAAGGAAGCGGCCTACAGCGCAGGTCTGGAAACCGCGCTCGCTGCTGGTGAAGCGGTGCTGCGCGACGGTGGCAGCGCGCTGGATGCCGTGACGGCCGCTGTCTGCGCACTGGAAGACGAACCGCTGTTCAATGCCGGACGCGGCGCGGTCTTCACCACCGAGGGCAAGCAGGAAATGGACGCGGCCATCATGGACGGGCGTGACCGCAGCACCGGCACCGTGGCGGGCATCTTCGGCCCGAAGAACCCGGTAAAGCTGGCGCGCCTCGTGATGGAGACGACGCCGCATGTCTGCATGATCGGCGATCATATCCTGGAACTGGGCCGCAAGGCCGGTCTGGAGTTTCCACCGCGCGATTACTTCTTCACACAGGCGCGCTGGGACGCGCTGCACGACACGCTGGCGATGAAGGCAAAGGGCCAGGAGGACGCCGATCCGGCGCGCCGTCACGGTACGGTCGGCGCCGTGGCCTGCGACCGCGAGGGCAATGTGGCCGCCGCGACCTCGACCGGCGGCTGGACCGGCAAGCTGCCGGGACGAGTGGGGGATACGCCGATGCCAGGTGCCGGGAACTTTGCCGAGAACGCCACCTGCGCGGTGTCCGGCACCGGTCATGGCGAGGTCTTCATCAAGTACACCGCCGGGGCGGAGATCGCCGCGCGGATGCGCCACCGGGGCGAGACGCTGGAACAGGCGGCACGCCACGTTGTGATGGAAGACCTGGGCAGGAACGACGGGTCCGGCGGGGTGATCGCGGTGGATGCGAAGGGCAACCTGACGCTGCCCTTCAACTCCGAGGGCATGTATCGCGGCTGGGCCCGAGAGGACGGCGACCGCGGCGTCGCGATCTACAAGGGCTGATCGAGGCCCCGGCGCGCGCGGGATCATCCCGCGCGCCAGTCCTGCGTTTACCCGGCCTGCGGGCCCTCTGTTTCGGCCGGTTCGGGCCTTGGCGGCCGGGGCCTTGCGGGCAACATGGAAGCCGTGAAGATCGCCGCCCCGCCCGCGACCAGCCCGGCCAGGTCCATGATCCATGAACTGGGGAACAGCAGCAGGATCGCCGACACTCCGAACAGCACGCGCGGCACGGTCGAGATGCGTCCGCCGACGGGTGCGCTGCCCTGCAGGCAGATGGCAAGCGCGACGCTGCCGAGTGCGTAGAGCAGGCTGGACGTCACGATGGCGTGCCATTCGCCCTGCATCAGAATCTCCGGCACGTAGACGAAGGTGAAGGGCATCAGCACCAGCGTGGCGCCGAACTTCAGCGCGGCGAAGCCGGTCTTCATCGGTGGCGCCCCGGCGATGGCCGCGCCCGCGAAGGCCGACACGCAGACCGGCGGCGTGATGTTCGACAGGCAGGCGGCATAGAACACCGCGAGGTGCGCGGCCACTGTCGGCACGCCAAGCTGGATCAGCGCTGGCGCCGCGACCACTGACAGGATGATGTAGGACCCGGTGGTGGACGATCCCATGCCGATGATGATCGACACCAGCGTCACCAGCAGAAGCGCGATGAACAGGCTGCCGCCGGAGAAGTCGATCAGCACGGCAGAGAACTTCAGCCCCAGCCCGGCAAGGACGATCCCGCCGATGATGACGCCGAGCGTCCCGATCGCGGCGCCCGCCGAGGTGTTGCTGGCCGCACCCCCGGCGAGGGCTTGCCCGATGTCGCTGGGCCCCATGCGGGTCGCCTTGTTCCGCCATGACAGGACGGCGGCGGCGACGGTGCCCCAGAAGGCGCAGAACTCGGCCGAGTAGCCCGAGAACAGCAGGCCGATCACGGTGCCGAGCGGCAGGAAGAAGTGCCAGCCTTCCCTCAGCACCTTGCGCAGGCTGGGGATTTCCTTTTCCGGCAGGCCTTTGAGGCCCAGGCCAACGGCTTCGAGGTCGACCATCGACAAGAGAAACAGGAAGAACAGGCTGGCCGGGATCACGTTGATCAGCGCGATGTAAAGGTAGCTGGTTTCCGTCAGCGTCGCGAGGATGAAGACGCCCGCGCCCATGACCGGCGGCATGAACTGCCCTCCGGTTGAGGCGATGGCCTCGATTGCGCCGGCGTGGTGCGGTTTGAACCCGGTGCGCTTCATCAGCGGGATGGTGAAGGAACCGGTGGTTACCACGTTGGCGACGGATGATCCCGAGATAGAACCGAAGAGGGCGGACGTCATGACGGCGATCTTGGCGGGGCCGCCGCGCCACTTGCCTGCGACGGCGGTGCCGAGGTCCATGAAGAAGGCCCCGGCGCCCGACCGTTCGAGGAAGGCGCCGAAGATCATGAAGGGGAAGACGAATGTGGCGAAGGTCGCGGTGACAACGCCGAACAGCGCCTCCTGCGTGGAATAGGTGAATTCGAGGATACGCTCCACCGACATGCCGGAATGGGCGAGGCGACCGGGCAGGTAGGGTCCGAAGTAGAGCTGCATCAGAAAGATCACCGCGAGGATGGAGATGATCGGGCCAAGCACGCGACGGCTGGTTTCCAGCATCAGGACGATTGCGATGCCACCCATCACGAGGTCGTACTGGTTGGGCGAGGACACGCGGAAGATGGCGTAGCTGACGTATTGGTCGATCCAGTAGCCGATCGACAGGACCGTGAGGCCGATCAGCACGAGATCGACGATGCTGGGCCGGTGCGTGGGTGAGCGTCCGTGCGCGGGGTAAAGCAGGAATACCAGCACGGAGGTCAGCATCAGATAGACGCCGCGGTTGCTTTGTGTCGATACCAGCCCGAAGCCGGAGGTGTAGAGGTAGAACAGCGAAAACCCGATGGCCGTCAGGTTGAAGGCCAGTGCCCAGAACCCGGTGAGGCTGCGCTTTGCGCCCTTCGCCTGGAAGAGCCACGAGAAGTCGAGCATGAATGCGTCCTGCGATAGAGCGGAGAAGCGCCCTGGCCGCGTGGACCGGGGCGCGGTCTTTCAGGCGGTCCGGATCACTCCGGCCACTGTCCCTGTTCGCGGTAGTATGCTTCGGCGCCGGGGTGCATCGGTGCGCCGAGCTTCTGGAAGTTGGCCACGTCGGGCTTCATCTGCGCCCAGGCCTTGTGACCGGCGGCCAATGCGTCCTGCTTGGCGTAGGCAGCGGCGACCATGCGCTGGACCACGTCCTCGGGCACCCGCTCATGCGCGACCCAGTAGACCGTAGTGAACGGCATGTCGGTGGCCGGCACGCCCTTGTAGGTCGTCTCCGGCATGGTGCCGGTGTGGTAGAACGGATAGGTCTCGCCGACCTGGGCAAGCTGCTCTTCGGTGTAGGGCAGGACGGTGATGTCGCGCGTCTCCGCCAGTTCGGTCACCGCCGCGGCGGGCGAGGACGACTGGCAGAATGCGTCGATCTGGCCGTTGCCAAGCGCGCGGCCCGCGTCGGCGAAGGTCATCAGCTGCGGTTCGATGCTGTCGAGCAGGCCAAGCGCAGTCAGGATGTTCGAGCAGTTGAACACCGTGCCCGACCCCGGCGGGCCGAGCGCGACCTTCTTGCCGTCGAGATCGTCGAGCGACGTGATCCCGCTGTCGCCCAGCGTGACGAAGTAGGTCGGTCCCTCATAGGCCATGGCCACGCCGCGCAGCATGGTGCCCTTGTCGCCGCCCTCGAACGGGCCTTCGGGCGCCTGCGACATGTAGACGTGGCTGCCGTAGACGATGCCCATGTCGAGCTCGCCCTTGATCAGTCGCTTGGCGTTCTCGGTGGAGCCGCCGGTCGTGACCTGGGTGATGTTGACGTCGGGCAGGTCCTTGGCCAGTTCGGTGCCCGCGACACCGACCATGTAGTACATCACGCCGCCGGGGTTCGATCCGCCCCACGCGACCTCTGTCGATTGTGCCAGTCCGGGCGATGCGAGCGCGGTCAGCGCTGCCGCGGAGACGGCGAATAGTGTCTGTCTCATGATGGTTCTCTCCTCCACATGTTACCGGCGGCCTGTGCCGCCACGTGTTCGCGGCCCCGTTTTCCGGGGTCTTCCTTGCCTCAGGCGCCCCAGCGCCCGCAGGTGTTCCTGAGCGTGCCGATCCCGTCGATCTCGACCTCCATCACATCGCCGGGCACGAGGTACTTCGGCGGCTTGAAGCCGATACCGACGCCCGCAGGCGTGCCGGTTGCGATCACGTCGCCCGGCATCAGCGTGACCCCCTGCGAGATCGTCGCGATGATCGTCGGAATGTCGAAGATCAGCAGGCCGGTGTTCGAGTCCTGCCGCAGCTCGCCGTTGACGGTGCAGCGGATGGCTGTGTCGGCCACGTCGATCTCGTCGGCGGTCACGGCCCACGGCCCCATGGGGCAGAAGGTGTCCTGCGACTTGCCGACAAGCCACTGGCTGTAGCGGCCCTGAAGGTCGCGCGCGGTCACGTCGTTGACGATGGTGTAACCCCAGATGTGCTCCATCGCCTTGTCCTTGGCGATACCGCGTCCGCCGTTGCCGATGATGATGGCCAGCTCGGCCTCGTAGTCGATGGCCTCGGAAACGTCGGGGTCGATGAGGACGGTCTCTTCCGGCCCGACGACGGTTTCGGGGACCTTGGAAAAGATGATCGGTTCGCTCGGGACCGCACCCTTCGCGGCGCTGGAATCGAAACCGCTGTTCGAGAATTCGTGCGCATGGTCGAAGTAGTTCTTGCCCACGCAGAATATGTTGCGCGCAGGCCTGGGCACGGGGGCCTCGAGCCGCACGTCGTCCAGCGCCACGGCGGCGCCCGTCGCGGGCAGGGAGGGGCGGCCGATCAGGCTCAGGGCGCCGCGCTGCGCCTCATCGGCGGAAAGGTCCAGAGGCGAGACGGTTCCGGAGGCCACGTCGACGATCCCCACATGTCTTTGCCCGTTGTACTGGTATGTCGCAACCTTCACGTGCGTCTCCGATTCCCGAATTGGTTTATTTTGGTTCATTTAATGGTACAAATAAGGTTGCGGAATAGCAAGAATATTTCCGGTTATCTTGATCAGCGTGCGAAACGCTGTCAGATTGGGTCAAAATTGGATCAATAAGGACGGATGATGCGGGGCAACGCGGACAGCATCGCGGAGGCATTGAGGCGCCGGGTCGCTGCGGGCGAATGGACCGGCGGCAAGCGGCTTCCGACGGAGCGCGAACTGGCAGAGCAATATGGCGTCGCGCGCAATACCGTCCGGCGGGCGTTCGATCTGCTCGAAGCGGACGGCTTGCTGGCACGGCACGTGGGGCGCGGCACCTACCTGCGGGAGGAGCGGACCCAAGGCATCGCCGAGATCGTGCGGCGGATGGAGGGAACGTCACCCGCCGACATGATGGAGGTCCGCCTGCTGCTGGAACCCGCCGCGGCGGGCTTTGCCGCGACCAACGCCAGCGCCTCGGATCTCGCGGCGATCGGTGCGGCGCATGAAAGCGCTGTCGCCACGCAGGACATGCCGACCTTCGAATACTGGGATGCTGAGTTCCATCACCGCATCTTCTCCTGCACGCGGAACGACCTTTTGCGGGAGTTCCACGAGGTGTTGCGCGTCTTGCGCGACCAGCCGAAGTGGTTCGAGATGAAGGCCCGCAGTTTCGCGGAGGCGCGGCGTCTGCATTACTGCCGGGAGCACGCGGAGATCTTCGCCGCGCTGAACGCCCGTCATCCCGAACAGGCGGCGGCCGCAATGCGCGCACATCTGCTGACCGTGCAGCAGAACCTTCTGGGTCGACCGGACTAGGCGCCCCCGGGCACCAAGGTGACTCAAAAATTACATAACTATCCTTATTGGCGGTCGCAATGTACGCGGGATTGCCAAGCTTATTGTGTCTGCCGTAGCCGATAGAGTTCTGGCGTGCAGAGCCCATCGTCCATGCCGCGCCTGAAGGGCTTTCGCTTCCCGCGTTAGAAGATCATGGGGCGGTCCAAGGCGTCCACGCAGGCGCAGCAGTTTCTCGCCGCCCATGACCATATCAACGCTGTCTTCAAACCCCGCCGCGGCAGATCGCTACGGGAACACGCGGTGCCCGCGAGAGTCGGCTCCTGCCGGCAATCCAGACCGCCCCGGCGGTGCTCCCCTGCCCTGATGGCCAAGGGGCGTTTGCTCCGTCGAAGAATCCCCGCAACTCCGGCGGCGCGCCTGACTATTCAGGGCCGCATGGTTGCGGGCATTTACACCTTCAGAGCCGGAGCTGCCGGTGGGTGCAACCTTGCGGGATCCGGGTGTCCCATCAGCGACAGCGCAGGGTCGTCGCTGCCTGCCGACAGAAAATGCTTCATCGCCGGGGCCAGAAGGCGCTCGGCCTGTTCGTTGATCACAAGGCCCCCGGCGGGCGTGGTCTCTAGGTGGTCCGACAGGACCATCACGCCCTGGACAACGTGACGCGCACCCATAGACTGAAGGACAGGCCGCAATCCGTAATCTATCGCCAGCGCATGGGCCAGGCTTCCCCCGGTTGCCAGCGGCAGAACCGCCTTGCCGGCAAAGGCGAACTGGTCGAGCAGATCGAGAAAGCACTTCAGTACGCCGGAATAGGCCGCCTTGTAGACCGGAGTTACAAGGATGACACCGTGCGCCTGCGACACGGCCTCGACCGCCGCCGCAATTCCCGGATCACGCCAGTCGGCCGAAATCAGCGCCGCCGGGTCCAGCGTCGAAAGGCGCAGATGTGTCCCCTCGCAGCCATCCGGCAGCCGGTCGAGCAGGGTATCGGCCAGCAGCGCGCTCCTGGAGGTCGCGGAAGGGCTCCCCGAGATCGCGACGTATCTTCTTGCCATGGTTCTTGACCTTTCGAATGCAGTTCCGGCTCAGAACGAGGCCGTGAGGCCGCCGCCGACGTAGATGATCTGCCCCGAAACGTAATTGGAGGCGCCCGAGGCCAGGAAGATTGCCGCTCCGGCCAGTTCGTCGGGTTGACCCCAACGTCCCGCGGGGACGCGGGCCACGCGTTCTTCATAGAAGGCGCGGTCGTTCATGATCGCCGTGTTCATTTCGGTCACGAAATAGCCCGGGCCTATTCCGTTGACCTGTATATTTGCGCTTGCAACCTCGGTCGCAAGGCTACGTGTCAGCATGCGAAGGCCGCCCTTTGCCGTACTGTACGGAACCACGAAGGAACGTCCGAGCTCGCCGACGACTGACACGGTGTTGATTATCTTACCCTCGCTGCGCGACACCATACCCGGCAGAACCGCGCGGCTGGCCATGAAAGGGCCGGTGAGATGCGTCTGCATCATCACGTCCCAATCATTGTCGGTGACATCCACGAGCGGCGCGCGCCCGGTGATGCCGGCATTGTTGACGAGGATGTCGATCCGGCCATGCCGTTCTTCGACCGTGCCGATCATGCGGTCGACATCTTCGCGGCGGGTGACATCGCACAGAAGACTGTCGGCCCGGCCGCCCGCCTCCCTGATCGCTGTCTCCGTTTCCCCGAGCGGGCCGGAGCTGCGACCGGACAGGGTGACATGCGCCCCTGCCCCGGCCAGAGCCCTGGCAATGGCGGCGCCGAGTCCCCGGCCCGCCCCGGTGACAATGGCAATCTTGCCGTTCAGATCGAACAATCCGTTCATGTCACCCTCCTCCAGAGACCACAGTCAGCGAAGTCGGCTCAGGCCGTCTGGGCCGCCGCGACGCGCTGTTTCCATTCATCGAGGATCGGCACCGCGATGTCCTGCATGGCAATCGTGTCCACGAAGATGTGCTGGTTGGCGACGCAGATGTCGCGCATGCAGCGCCCCAAGTCGCTGGGATTGCGCAGGGATTCCGAACCGCCCATCTGGTAGCAGAACGTGATGACGTCGGCGGCGGTGCGGTGGACGTAGATGCAGTTCTGACGGAAACGCGCGCGCATCGCGGGCGTCAGCACACCACCTGATTCAAGGAAGTCCTGCGTTTCGTCATAAAGACGCAAAGTGGTGTCGCGGGCAGCGTGATACGCGGCTTCATGATAGGCGAAGTCGTGGCGGAACACCTGCTGCTCGCCCAGCACCGTCTGATACGCCGGTCGTTTCTTGCCAAAGGCAATCCGCGTCGCCTCTTCCAGTGCCCGGCGCATGAGACC contains:
- a CDS encoding ketopantoate reductase family protein, whose translation is MTTLIWGAGAIGGVIGAYLARAGHAVQMVDIVADHVEAMRTTGLRIEGPVEEFTQVLPASTPEELAGTFDRIILAVKAHHTSDALEQLLPHLSETGYVVSAQNGLNERVIAERIGAERTLGCFVNFGADWIGPGQILYGNRAAVAVGELDGRISARAQAVHTLLSIVEPKAVLTDNIWGYLWGKMGYGSLLFCTALTPDSMSDAMARPEHRAAYEALGHEIMTLAAAEGVSPLGFNGFDPKAFRTRDAEGMRVAMETMIAHNRKTAKTHSGIWRDLAVRKRKTEVDAQIGIMVGLAQSHGLTVPVLTRMVELIHDIEDGRRAQSAALVDELVPLCV
- a CDS encoding creatininase family protein, with the protein product MRISEANWFEVERYLERDDRCVLPLGSTEQHAYLSLSVDSILSEKVGADAAEPLGVPVFPAVPYGLTPYFMGFPGSVSLRLTTYAALIRDILDSLYKTGFRRVLIVNGHGGNSPVQPVTMEWMEANEGARCRFHDWWRAPKTWACVQEIDPVASHASWMENFPWTRLPGRKMPDEQKPFVPFDKLRDRNAAGVRDLIGDGNYGGVYQKPDEDTERLWSVAVGETRALLEGDWS
- a CDS encoding GntR family transcriptional regulator, with product MSETQVQMEQALDRIAKAIDRSSSVSVSVQLRGAIEFGIASGELPANARLPSVRAMAARCGLSPVTVNGVYTALQEAGHIEARVGSGTFVSGNGPARGGGAQLRLLDRKIAELVRLGRQCGIGPAELSMRIAIAQPDTRLPMRLLLVGNFHDATEAYAAAIRPVLPDGDTIRAATLSEITERPPGDVDLIVAPRTLRTQVQPLFPDLDIVDLTLIPNEATRVALASIATDARVVGYTYFPSFLTIMKAGIMRFAPHVSDLSMAVRGEDGAQATIAGADVLIYATGAEYLLDRMRDGQTAFEYRHTPDNQSMRRDLLPAIEAARVAQQEKDAVT
- a CDS encoding isoaspartyl peptidase/L-asparaginase family protein; translation: MTEKRYAIAIHGGAGTILKSTMTPEKEAAYSAGLETALAAGEAVLRDGGSALDAVTAAVCALEDEPLFNAGRGAVFTTEGKQEMDAAIMDGRDRSTGTVAGIFGPKNPVKLARLVMETTPHVCMIGDHILELGRKAGLEFPPRDYFFTQARWDALHDTLAMKAKGQEDADPARRHGTVGAVACDREGNVAAATSTGGWTGKLPGRVGDTPMPGAGNFAENATCAVSGTGHGEVFIKYTAGAEIAARMRHRGETLEQAARHVVMEDLGRNDGSGGVIAVDAKGNLTLPFNSEGMYRGWAREDGDRGVAIYKG
- a CDS encoding TRAP transporter permease, producing the protein MLDFSWLFQAKGAKRSLTGFWALAFNLTAIGFSLFYLYTSGFGLVSTQSNRGVYLMLTSVLVFLLYPAHGRSPTHRPSIVDLVLIGLTVLSIGYWIDQYVSYAIFRVSSPNQYDLVMGGIAIVLMLETSRRVLGPIISILAVIFLMQLYFGPYLPGRLAHSGMSVERILEFTYSTQEALFGVVTATFATFVFPFMIFGAFLERSGAGAFFMDLGTAVAGKWRGGPAKIAVMTSALFGSISGSSVANVVTTGSFTIPLMKRTGFKPHHAGAIEAIASTGGQFMPPVMGAGVFILATLTETSYLYIALINVIPASLFFLFLLSMVDLEAVGLGLKGLPEKEIPSLRKVLREGWHFFLPLGTVIGLLFSGYSAEFCAFWGTVAAAVLSWRNKATRMGPSDIGQALAGGAASNTSAGAAIGTLGVIIGGIVLAGLGLKFSAVLIDFSGGSLFIALLLVTLVSIIIGMGSSTTGSYIILSVVAAPALIQLGVPTVAAHLAVFYAACLSNITPPVCVSAFAGAAIAGAPPMKTGFAALKFGATLVLMPFTFVYVPEILMQGEWHAIVTSSLLYALGSVALAICLQGSAPVGGRISTVPRVLFGVSAILLLFPSSWIMDLAGLVAGGAAIFTASMLPARPRPPRPEPAETEGPQAG
- a CDS encoding polysaccharide deacetylase family protein — protein: MSSNPWEWDEPTWRGKVEAVRAGRSLQPERWPNGARCAVALSFDSDHETNELRDGGASVARLSWGEYGTRRGIPRIRSVLDRFGAKASFFVPAVSALLHPEEQASLAAEGHEIGLHGWIHERNTDVPPEAERDLMLRAADTLEQITGVRPVGMRTPSWDYSPVTLQIARELGLLYDSSLFADDDPYEILDQGEATGIVELPVEWIRDDAPYFMMNRFGAQRPYTPPADVLDIFRREFDGAHAEGGLFLLTMHPHITGYRSRIFILEELLDYITSKGDCWVATHAEIARYCAETAGLKG
- a CDS encoding SDR family NAD(P)-dependent oxidoreductase — protein: MRVDLTGQVLAVTGAAQGIGAAICRALAEAGARVAAVDIDAEGMQGLDATLHAADLGTRAGAWAAMEAVLAEHGRIDGLVTSAGGVRGQVGRPIEDVSESDWQAIFAANVDAAMWCAQAVVPDMKARGRGRIVTISSGAGLRPSLTGIQAYASAKHALVGLTRQLALELGPSGITVNSVAPGFVISNPSTAKQWDAFGAEKQKAVLNGIHMRRLGRPEDIASAVCFLCGPEAEWISGQVLSVDGGHA